CATCTTGTGGTATCACGCTGCCCGCAGTGTCGTCTTTGACGGGCAACTCGGCGTGGGGATGGGCTCGCTTGTGATGGTGGCCAATGTCGCCTTCCTCAGTCTCTATCTGACCTCCTGTCACTCCTTCCGACATCTCATCGGCGGGCGGCTGGACTGTTTCTCGCACTGCCCAACCCGGCACGCCCTCTGGGGCCAGGTCAGCCGTCTCAACGAACGTCACGATCTCTGGTTCTGGCTCAGCCTCTTTTCCGTAGGATTGACCGATCTGTATATTCGTCTCCTTTCAATGGGCATCATCAGCGATATGAGACTGTTCTGATGGCGCGGGAGCCGTACGAGATCCGCGAGCACGATGTGCTGATCATCGGCGCCGGCGGCGCCGGCCTGCGGGCGGCCATCGAAGCCAGATCTCTGGGCGTATCCGTAGGTCTCATCAGTAAGTCGCTCCTGGGCAAGGCCCATACGGTCATGGCCGAGGGCGGAATTGCTGCGGCCCTCGGCAACGTCTATTCGGAGGACAACTGGCAGGTACACTTCCGCGACACGATGCGAGGCGGCAAGATGTTGAACAACTGGCGGATGGCCCAACTGCACGCGCAGGAGGCGCCGGCGCGCGTCCTGGAACTGGAACGGTGGGGCGCGGTATTCGACCGGACCAGGGATGGGCTCATACTGCAACGCGACTTTGGCGGCCACCGCTACGCGCGCCTAGCCCATGTCGGCGACCGGACAGGTCTCGAGATGCTCCGTACGTTGCAGCAGCATGCGGTGACCCAGGGGATCGAGGTTTACATGGAATGTACCGTGACGCGCCTGCTGAAAGACGGCAACCGGGTGAGCGGGGCGTTCGGCTACCGCCGCAGCACCGGTCAGTTCGTCGTCTTCAAGGCGAAGGCGGTAATCCTGGCCACCGGCGGGGTCGGTAAGCTGTGGAAGTTCACCTCCAACTCCTGGGAGTGTACCGGCAACGGCATCATGCTGGCGCTGGAGGCCGGCGCGGAGCTGATCGACATGGAGTCGTATCAGTTCCACCCGACCGGAATGGTCTGGCCGCCCTCGGTGCGGGGAACCCTGGTGACTGAAGGGGTGCGCGGCGACGGCGGGACACTGCGGAACAATAAGGGCGAGCGCTTCATGTTCCGCTATATTCCGGAGTTCTTCAGGGCCGAGACCGCCGACAACGAGGCTGAGGCCGACGGATGGTACGCCGACAAGAAAAACAACCGACGCACGCCCGATCTGCTGCCGCGCGACGAGGTGGCGCGGGCGATCAACGCCGAGGTCAAGGCGGGACGCGGGAGTCCGCATGGCGGGGTCTTCCTGGATATCGCCTCCCGGCGGCCCGCAGATTATATCATGCGGCGTCTGCCGTCGATGTACCACCAGTTCAAGGAACTGGCCGGTGTGGACATCACGAAAGAGCCGATGGAGGTCGGCCCGACCGCCCATTATATGAACGGGGGGATCCGGGTCGACGCGGACACGACCGCGACGGCCGTACCCGGCTTGTATGCAGCCGGCGAGGTTGCGGGAGGGCTGCATGGCGGTAACCGCCTCGGCGGCAATGCACTGTCCGATCTCCTGGTCTTCGGCCGGCGCGCGGGTCAGCACGCTGCGCTGTACGCGAAGGGCCTCTCCGATGCGCCGACGGTAGAGACGAGCCGGTTGGACGAGTACGCGCGCGACGCCCTGCGGCCGTTTGAGAGCACAGGTGCCGGGAATCCCCATGCCTTTCAGGCGGAGCTGCAAGAGACGATGCAGTCGCTGGTGGGGATCATCCGGACGGAAACAGAGCTGCAAGAGGCGCTGGTACGACTCGGAGCGTACAGGCAGCGGCTGCCGCAGGTGCGCGTCGAGGGCGGCCGTACCTATAACCCCGGCTGGCATACGGCCCTGGACCTGAACGCGCTGCTCACGGTGGCGGAATGCGTGACACGATCGGCGCTGGAACGCAAAGAGAGCCGCGGCGGCCACGCGCGCGAAGACTATCCGTCCACGGATCGACGGTTCGGCTCGGTGAACGTTGTCGTCCGCAAACGTGACGGGGCGATCAGTACGACCCTGGAACCGATCCGCGAGATGCCGGAGGATCTCAAGCAGCTCATTGAGGAGAAGCGGTAATGCCGATCGTCACGCTGCGACTCTTTCGAAGCGATGCGGGGAACGGCGATTTTACGGAGTACCGAGTTGAGGCCGAGGAGGGAATGGTCCTCCTCGATGTGATCCACCGACTGCAGGCGACGCAGGTGCCGGATCTGGCGGTTCGGTGGAACTGCAAGGCCGGTAAGTGCGGCTCGTGTAGCGCGGAGATCAACGGCTGGCCACGACTCATGTGCATGACCCAGATGAGCCTGTTTCCTCCTGGCGAACCGATTACGGTCGCCCCGATACCGACCTTCCCGATGATCCGGGACCTGGTGAGTGATGTCTCCTTCAACTACGAGGTCGCCAAGACGATCCCCGCCTTCAGGCCGCGACCGCCAGACTCCGATGGCGTCTATCGGATGATGCAGGCAGATGTCGAGCGGATTCAGGAGTTCCACAAGTGTATCGAGTGCTTCCTCTGCCAGAATGTCTGCCACGTCATCCGCGACCACGAAGCGAACAAACGGTACTTCGCCGGGCCCCGCTTCTTCGTTCGGATTGCGGCGCTGGAGATGCATCCGTTGGACACCCACTCGCGCACTGAGATGCTTCGGGCGAAAGCGGGGCTCGGCTACTGCAACATCACCAAGTGTTGTACCGAGGTCTGCCCGGAGCAGATCCGGATTACCGACAACGCCATCATCCCGTTGAAGGAGCGCGTGATGGACGATTGCTACGATCCCCTCTTCAGGTTGTTCCGTAAGTTCACTCGTAGACAGGAGGACACGGCCTAATCAGGTGGAGTCATGGACCAGGCTTGGTCCGGCTCTTCTCGGGCGATGACGACAATACCCGAGTCGGAGACGTGGTAGCGTTCACGGTCGGTGTCTGCGTGATAGCCGATTTCGGTTCCCGGTCGGATGAACACATTCTTGTCAATGATAGCCCGCCGGATCCGGCACCCCCTGCCGATTTCCACCCGATTCATGATCACCGCTTCCTCAATCAGACAATGACTGTGGATGCGGACGTTGCGGCCGATTACTGAATTCCGGACCAGGCTTCCGCTGATGATAGTCCCCTCGGCGACGATAGAGTTCAGCGCCATCCCGCGCCGTTCGTCCTCATCGAAGACAAATTTGGCGGGCGGGTCGCTGTAGCTGACGGTGCGAATCGGCCAGCTCCGGTTATACAGATTGAAGGTCGGATGTACGGCTCGCAGGTCCATGTTCGCCTCGTAATACGCCTCGATGGTCCCGACATCCCGCCAATAGCTCGGCTCCTCTCCTCGCGACAGAGTAGGGATACGGTTCGTCCTGAAGTCGTAGGCGTACACCTTCCTCCCTTCTGCTACCAGACAGGGGAGGACGTCCCTGCCAAAGTCGTGAGCACTGTGAGCGTCGTGTGCATCCTCCTCCACTGCCCGCAGCAGAAGATCTGTGTCGAACAGGTAGTTGCCCATTGAGACGAGCGCCTGCTCCGACTCGCCCGGGATCGGTTTCGGCTGTGCGGGCTTCTCCTCGAAGCCGAGGAGTCGCCAGTTG
This Candidatus Methylomirabilota bacterium DNA region includes the following protein-coding sequences:
- the glgC gene encoding glucose-1-phosphate adenylyltransferase, whose protein sequence is MTVLGIIMAGGRGERLHPLTKDRAKPAVPFGGKYRIIDVVLSNFVNSGIYSIYVLTQFKAQSLVEHLQEGWQVTSVSRNHFVVPVPAQMRTGDEWYRGTADAVFQNLHLIKRVHPSVVAVFGADHIYKMNIRQMMGYHLQKEAEVTVAALPVGLEEASHFGVMEADHNWRLLGFEEKPAQPKPIPGESEQALVSMGNYLFDTDLLLRAVEEDAHDAHSAHDFGRDVLPCLVAEGRKVYAYDFRTNRIPTLSRGEEPSYWRDVGTIEAYYEANMDLRAVHPTFNLYNRSWPIRTVSYSDPPAKFVFDEDERRGMALNSIVAEGTIISGSLVRNSVIGRNVRIHSHCLIEEAVIMNRVEIGRGCRIRRAIIDKNVFIRPGTEIGYHADTDRERYHVSDSGIVVIAREEPDQAWSMTPPD
- a CDS encoding fumarate reductase/succinate dehydrogenase flavoprotein subunit translates to MAREPYEIREHDVLIIGAGGAGLRAAIEARSLGVSVGLISKSLLGKAHTVMAEGGIAAALGNVYSEDNWQVHFRDTMRGGKMLNNWRMAQLHAQEAPARVLELERWGAVFDRTRDGLILQRDFGGHRYARLAHVGDRTGLEMLRTLQQHAVTQGIEVYMECTVTRLLKDGNRVSGAFGYRRSTGQFVVFKAKAVILATGGVGKLWKFTSNSWECTGNGIMLALEAGAELIDMESYQFHPTGMVWPPSVRGTLVTEGVRGDGGTLRNNKGERFMFRYIPEFFRAETADNEAEADGWYADKKNNRRTPDLLPRDEVARAINAEVKAGRGSPHGGVFLDIASRRPADYIMRRLPSMYHQFKELAGVDITKEPMEVGPTAHYMNGGIRVDADTTATAVPGLYAAGEVAGGLHGGNRLGGNALSDLLVFGRRAGQHAALYAKGLSDAPTVETSRLDEYARDALRPFESTGAGNPHAFQAELQETMQSLVGIIRTETELQEALVRLGAYRQRLPQVRVEGGRTYNPGWHTALDLNALLTVAECVTRSALERKESRGGHAREDYPSTDRRFGSVNVVVRKRDGAISTTLEPIREMPEDLKQLIEEKR
- a CDS encoding succinate dehydrogenase/fumarate reductase iron-sulfur subunit, yielding MPIVTLRLFRSDAGNGDFTEYRVEAEEGMVLLDVIHRLQATQVPDLAVRWNCKAGKCGSCSAEINGWPRLMCMTQMSLFPPGEPITVAPIPTFPMIRDLVSDVSFNYEVAKTIPAFRPRPPDSDGVYRMMQADVERIQEFHKCIECFLCQNVCHVIRDHEANKRYFAGPRFFVRIAALEMHPLDTHSRTEMLRAKAGLGYCNITKCCTEVCPEQIRITDNAIIPLKERVMDDCYDPLFRLFRKFTRRQEDTA